In the Candidozyma auris chromosome 5, complete sequence genome, ATATTGTGTGAGTCTCGAGCCGCTTATCTCAAGCAAAGACTTGATCTCTGCGGCGTACAAGGAGTCACGCTCCGCAAGTAAGAGCAAAAGCAATCCATTAAGTTTATTCTGAGCGTaatcagcagcagaaagGCGCTTGGTTTGCTCCTTCTCACTATACTTTCTCGTGTCCTTGGTGACGATGTCGAGATTATGACGAAGCTTTACCAACGCCTTGTTCAATCTTTTCCTATGCTTCTTTAAGTCCTCATATGTCGTCAAGTATGCGCTGAGACGAGCACCATACGTTGTCGCCAAGGGCGTTTGTATGGACATTCTGTTTCAGATCGTCTGTGGGTAAGTAAATGAAATTTATTTTCGACAGCCTTACGCGAGGGTGTACAGATGTGGCGAGACAGCCGTGGGTTGTCAAAGGTTCTCTTGATTTATTCTATTCTTGGATTATTTCTGAAGACTAATTGAGGACTTGAAACTCAAGCTATGAGAATGTACTTTTGCCTCTCTGGAGTTAGTAACTCTTGTCGTCTTCACTGCGTCTTCATCCTCGAGCACTCAACTTAGCCAAGCCTAAAAGAATAAAGTCTAGCCTATTTCATCTATACTTGCTTTCCTGCCCTGTTCAAAAGTTCAATTCGCCCATGAATAGGTGTCTTTATACAAAAATAATTATTACTTTTACCGTGTTGTCAATTACTGTTACACCACCTACCACAACGCTtcgcattttgcagccatagAACGATAAGCAGCTACTGGGAACGACAACAGCTATGATTTGAAAGTCTTGTAACTCATATCCAATAATACAAGTCTGAGTCAACCCCCATACACTTAGACTCTCTCCCAATCCTCTTCCAATATCTTTGGAAATTCCAGCATCGCTCAACTGGTGTGTCTTATCTACATGCGCGATGATCAAACAATTGCAACTACTACCATGGATCTCGAGAATCTCGACTTGTATGGTGAATTGGGGGTCACGAAAAACGCCTCCGAGCGTGAGATCATCACAGCGTATAGAAAAAAAGCGCTTAAATATCATCCCGATAAGAATCCCCTGGCTGAGGCCAAGCACAAGTTCCAGGTTCTCACAGCTGTGTATACTGTGCTAAGCGACAAGAAGCTACGAGAGGAGTACGAGGAGGTGCAAAATCGCAAGCAATCTAAAGATGAGGGCTTAAGCAAAGAAATACTTCGATTCAGGGAAAAACTTCGAAAAGCTGAAGCCGAACAGGCCGATTTGTTCAAGGATGCTGGTTTAAGAGAACATAAGATTCAGCTTTTGCAGAAAGAAGCCCAAGATCTTCGTTATGAGTTTGAGAGACAACGGACTGTTCAGAAGTCGGGATACACAAGCTTTCGAGACATGGCATTCACAGGCAGGCTAACAGATCTACGAATGGACAAGGAACACGATAGAGTAGTGGAGGTGAAATGGAAGCTACGAGAGGAGCCCGAGGCTCAGATCAGTGCCAACCAGCTATCTCACATCATGGCAGTATTCGGCCCGGTAGAGGGAGCAATGATCAAAACACCCCGCAAGGGATACGTCTACGGAATTGTGGTGTACCAGTATCACGATAGTGCTCTAGAAGCCGCAGAGTACGACTACAGGCAAAGTGCCAGGCTATGGGACCATACTGGGGTACGCAAACTAGCGTCGCTACTACGCGGATGCAAATTGCAGCGGAGCCATGTGCCCCGCAGCAGCTACGCTGGCCTCGTGGGGGAGCAGTTGTAAAGACAAAAACGTGAAAAGTGTAATAATTATTTAAACCCGTATGCTATAGGGAAAGAAACCGATCACGCCACCGGTTTCCAGCCCGGTTCTATGAGACGAAAACACATATGACTGTAGGAGATGGGAAGGAGGCACCCACGCCGTAGCATAATGTCCCGTTTAGTTTAGTTGATGTAGAAGTACACGCCAGCAGCCAAGACAaaaacagcagcagccaaCACAGGGAAAGGAATGCCCGAGACTTCAGCAGTGGAGCCCGCAGAGGTAACTCCCTGGGTCTCGACAATGGTACCGCCCTCCAACTTACCAAGTCTCAAGCCCTTCATGATATCGTGGGCATCGTCTGAGTGGCCAATGTCATTGAAGGCTTCCGTGGCGTCAGTACCGGCCACATCGGCAATCACTTCCTCACCACCTGGGTGCTCGTCCAAGTAAGGCGTCACATCGTACACCTGCCCGTTGTAAACGACCCACAAGTCGTCGGTAGTGTTGTGTTTCTGGACTTCCTCGATGGAGTAGTACTTGTCTTGGACGGTGCCTTCAGTTTCTGACATGATGAtaggttgaagaagaagatgttgcaagaggagttggaggaggttTCGCGAGAATATATGTCTCGATGGGATGCTCCCATGTGAAAGCGCGGGAGGTACCCTACAAGAATCCTAGCTTAACTATGAAGGATTGTGCTCGGAGAGCCTTGTGAATCCTTGGGCGCAGGCGCGTCTGTGTGCAGGACATAGCCAATCAGCGCCCACTAGATTGTCAGGTTGAGGTAGTGCGATTTGGGCGTAACTTTTATACGAAGTGGGTAAACGAGTCCACATTCACTCACGTCAGGGGAGGAGGGTCGGGTGACGGTCCCATACATTGAGGATTTAGATTTAGGCCAGCACAACCGTGCATTAGGGGAAATCAAGACATCCTTACACCAGAACGTTTCTTTATCTGAAAATttatttctcttttttctctttttcacaTTCTCTGCGGGGGCACACATTGTGGTGCTATTGTGGGCTGTTATATCcgtggctgcgaaagagGGAATCATCTGCGAAGGTGGACTGCCTTGCTTCTTCGCGAGACGAGGCTGGTATAATTTGTAGGGTCTAAAGTACGGcttaagaagaagatgaaattcGTTTTCAATTATTAGGTCTAATTGTGTAGCTTTGTGTATCTGTTGGGCGTGGTGTACTGGGTGACGTCTGGAGCATAGAATGTTTGAGAGCACCAGGATCACTCCATATGTGTGCTCTAGGTGCGACGACTATTTCCATTGCAAGCTGACAATGGGGGCGAGAATGATAGGTCCGTTACCGAGGCAGTAGTAATTTTGAGCTGGAATTCGTTAATTACGCTCTGTTCCGTTTCCTGGGATCTATCGCTGTAAATTGCATGTTTAGACTGCCGGCtcctcaatgagcttgatcTGCAATTCCATCATCGCTCCCTGATCTTAACAGAGCTTGAATCTAGTGGGCTTCCACTTTTGAGGGTCCCCAAGTTTTGAAGTAGTCAGTGAAAGTAGATAATATCGGAATATTCTCTGGTCTCCGAAGACAATCTGAGCACCGAAATAGGCGTAAGGAGCGTTGCAAGGTATTGAGGGACACTCCTCGGAGGATTGAACGCCGAAGGTAAGAGAAATGGGCATGCTCTTTCATATGTTATCTTCAGATGTGATGTAGTCTTTAGTCTCTGTCGTCCAAGGAAGGCGCCGGCATTCTCTAGTGCTAGAGGCATTATCAATTAGTCCGTGTGTCTCCGTTTTTAACTTTCTTTCAAATATGACTGAtatagaagaagaaagacaaTGAAGTACTTGCATCTTAATAGTCATGTATGACCTCACCTTCTCCATTGAAGGTCAACGAAAACACGAAACTTATTGCGAATTGGTACGGACGAAGCGTGAAGTCTATTGCTTTCAGAACCGAAATTATAGGCTAGTCAATGAGGAGACATATAACCATCATGTCTTTTCATTATTCTTCTGTTTCAATCGTTGATTCCCTAAATtcctaaaaaaaaaaaactcaTACATAGGTGGAGCTGTTAATATACTTTGCTGTCGTGGTGATGCTCCCTAAAAAACAATTCACTTGGTATACTTGAGCGAATTGGCAAGAATGGCCTTGCTGAAATCTGGAACACCCAATTTGCTTGTGTGACCCCAAGGCTTCTTCGCATTCTCGTTGTCAGTAGAAGCTGCGAAACAGTCCAACCACCCTTCACGACtgtacttcttgttgacGAAATCCAATGTATCGGGATGAATATACTGTGTGTGTTTCCCAACGTTATCCAAAATGGTGGCGATTTGGAGAATGAATCCAAGCGTAGTGATATAACCTGTATCGCCGATGTCCTGATGACGAATTACAGCCTCACACACGGCTTCGGCAAACGTCTTGTCCTTAAATTCCTCCTCAACAAAGTTTTTTGCTAGGATTCCACCATAGAACTCAAAAGACATCTTCGTCGCCGCcatattcttctctgtaGTGCCAATGTCATGAAGCAAGCATGTTGTAAACAAGACGCTTTTGTCCAATTCCCAATCTTTAAAAAGATCGTTTATGATCGCCACGCTGTATAAGTACACTCGAATAGAATGGTACAACACTTTCTGAGGCAACTCCTTAGAAGCGTAAGCCAAAGCAACTCTGTCGGCTGGAGAATCCGGAATTTCCGGTTTTTGAGGAGTTGGTGTGAACTCGAATGTGATAGCCTTGGTGGGATCCCTTTCGATCTTTTCGAAGCCGTACTTGCACATTTTCAATTGTCAATTATAGGATGAAGGTTGCCATTCCGCTAACTATATATACTTCGCAATGTGGGGCAAGGCAAATTAGCTTTATAACGGAATATCGGCCTTAGTCAGACAAAATGAGCTAGACTTTGTCGCAGATCGACAACACTAGACGGATTTACCTGGAGGGTCTTAAATAATTGGAAACAATTCCACTCGTTTCATTATCAATCGAATTGCAGCAGGTGATAGATTGCGCGGATACTTTCTACTGCTCTAGGCGATAAAGGTAGCTATACAAAACGACAAGCATTACCGATCAAAGTTACACTGGATGAACTCTCTATTGTTTAATCGTGACTATGTATTCTTTCCTAGAAAATTTTTGGCCTAAGGGATGTTGCGGCCATCTCCGTTCTCCTCTTGATCGACTGCTGAATTTTCAAAGTAACCTCCATCTTTTTAACCGCACAAGCATGCAATCTCTTGTTTAAGCCTCGAGCGCATAGTTGAatccaagttctttgagctcatcgaacttggccttcttctgTTGCTCAAAttcctcttgcttcttctcccacaCGCTCAATGGCTGCTTCTGGTGATGAGCATCGTAAGCTCTCTGCCTCCAGTCGAACTCAGTGAATTTGCCCTTCAACTTTGCAGGGAAAAGGTCTTCCCTAGGATTGTCCACTACGTGAACCTTCAACATGTGACCAAAGATGAGGTAGTTGTTCATGGTCTCTGCCGCAATCTTGGCCACATCCTCGTGCTTGAACTCGATGAATCCATAATGTCTCATGCGACCAGTGgttttgtttcttgaaaGTCTGATTCTGGTGATCTCTCCAAACTGCTTGAAATacttcttggcctccttctcctgGAAGTGCTGCGGAAGACGACCTATGTAGATCActcctctctttttgacGTTTGCTTGGGATACCTTCTTTTCTGGAGCCTCAAACTCCACAGTATGGCCACCTAGGTTAGCAGTTGGCTTGCTACCTGGAGCTGGAGTCTCGAGACCTTCgatttcctcctcctcatcacTGGACAACTGCTCATCGCTCAGCGACGAGTCGGATGCCTCTTGTAGGTCAATTTTATCATCCGTTTTCTCGATTGTGTCATTTCTTTTCCCGTGTTCCTTGGCAGCCTTGGCCTTTTGCACCTTTTTCAGTACTGTTTTGGCCATTTTATTGATGTAGTTGTA is a window encoding:
- a CDS encoding J domain-containing protein, encoding MDLENLDLYGELGVTKNASEREIITAYRKKALKYHPDKNPSAEAKHKFQVLTAVYTVLSDKKLREEYEEVQNRKQSKDEGLSKEILRFREKLRKAEAEQADLFKDAGLREHKIQLLQKEAQDLRYEFERQRTVQKSGYTSFRDMAFTGRLTDLRMDKEHDRVVEVKWKLREEPEAQISANQLSHIMAVFGPVEGAMIKTPRKGYVYGIVVYQYHDSALEAAEYDYRQSARLWDHTGVRKLASLLRGCKLQRSHVPRSSYAGLVGEQL
- the CYB5 gene encoding Cyb5p encodes the protein MSETEGTVQDKYYSIEEVQKHNTTDDLWVVYNGQVYDVTPYLDEHPGGEEVIADVAGTDATEAFNDIGHSDDAHDIMKGLRLGKLEGGTIVETQGVTSAGSTAEVSGIPFPVLAAAVFVLAAGVYFYIN
- a CDS encoding cyanamide hydratase encodes the protein MCKYGFEKIERDPTKAITFEFTPTPQKPEIPDSPADRVALAYASKELPQKVLYHSIRVYLYSVAIINDLFKDWELDKSVLFTTCLLHDIGTTEKNMAATKMSFEFYGGILAKNFVEEEFKDKTFAEAVCEAVIRHQDIGDTGYITTLGFILQIATILDNVGKHTQYIHPDTLDFVNKKYSREGWLDCFAASTDNENAKKPWGHTSKLGVPDFSKAILANSLKYTK
- the NOP15 gene encoding rRNA-binding ribosome biosynthesis protein NOP15, translating into MAKTVSKKVQKAKAAKEHGKRNDTIEKTDDKIDLQEASDSSSSDEQLSSDEEEEIEGLETPAPGSKPTANLGGHTVEFEAPEKKVSQANVKKRGVIYIGRLPQHFQEKEAKKYFKQFGEITRIRLSRNKTTGRMRHYGFIEFKHEDVAKIAAETMNNYLIFGHMLKVHVVDNPREDLFPAKLKGKFTEFDWRQRAYDAHHQKQPLSVWEKKQEEFEQQKKAKFDELKELGFNYALEA